The Martelella sp. AD-3 genome includes a region encoding these proteins:
- a CDS encoding uracil-DNA glycosylase family protein, protein MSDTERLSRAIPACRICRDCPEGGAERRLPHEPRPVAVLSARARILIAGQAPGLRVHETGIPFNDRSGDRLRDWMGIGREAFYDRSRFAILPMGFCFPGYDAKGSDLPPRRECAPEWREEAMAAMPQIELVLAIGMYAQKWHMGKASRKTLTETVRNWRESYFANRAPRILPLPHPSWRNTGWLKKNPWFEDEVLPELKRAVRLYGGG, encoded by the coding sequence ATGAGCGATACGGAAAGGCTTTCGCGCGCGATCCCGGCCTGCCGAATCTGCCGGGACTGCCCGGAAGGCGGGGCGGAGCGCCGGCTGCCGCATGAACCGCGTCCCGTTGCCGTCCTGTCGGCGCGCGCGCGGATCCTGATCGCCGGCCAGGCGCCGGGCCTGCGCGTGCACGAGACCGGCATTCCCTTCAACGATCGCTCGGGCGACCGGCTGCGCGACTGGATGGGGATCGGCCGCGAGGCATTCTACGATCGCTCCCGCTTTGCCATCCTGCCGATGGGCTTCTGCTTTCCGGGCTATGACGCAAAGGGCAGCGACCTGCCGCCGCGCAGGGAATGCGCGCCTGAATGGCGGGAGGAGGCCATGGCGGCGATGCCGCAGATCGAACTGGTTCTGGCGATCGGCATGTATGCGCAGAAGTGGCACATGGGGAAGGCCAGCCGCAAGACGTTGACCGAGACCGTACGAAACTGGCGGGAGAGCTATTTTGCCAACCGCGCGCCGCGCATCCTGCCGCTGCCGCACCCGAGCTGGCGCAACACCGGCTGGCTGAAGAAGAATCCGTGGTTTGAGGACGAAGTGCTGCCGGAACTGAAAAGAGCTGTGCGGCTCTACGGCGGTGGCTGA
- a CDS encoding NADPH-dependent FMN reductase, producing the protein MKLNVIIGSTRPGRVGPSIAKWVGDFARDHGKFEVEVVDLDDFKLPFLDEPKHPRLQEYEHEHTRKWSESVASADAFIFVTPEYDFFAPATLVNALQVVYKEWGYKPAGVVSYGGVSGGLRAAQELRTLIVNLNAHPLPQVVPIPFFPKFIGEDGQLTPNDEMKAGATGLLDELYKWAGPLAEMRKSA; encoded by the coding sequence ATGAAGCTCAACGTCATCATCGGCAGCACCCGTCCGGGCCGGGTCGGCCCGTCTATTGCCAAATGGGTCGGCGATTTCGCCCGCGACCATGGCAAGTTCGAAGTCGAGGTCGTCGATCTCGACGATTTCAAGCTGCCCTTCCTTGATGAGCCGAAGCATCCGCGGCTGCAGGAATACGAGCATGAGCACACCCGCAAGTGGAGCGAGAGCGTCGCTTCCGCCGACGCCTTCATCTTCGTGACCCCGGAATATGATTTCTTCGCCCCGGCAACGCTCGTGAACGCGCTGCAGGTGGTCTACAAGGAATGGGGCTACAAGCCGGCCGGCGTCGTCAGCTATGGCGGCGTCTCCGGCGGGCTGCGCGCCGCCCAGGAGCTGCGCACGCTGATCGTCAACCTCAACGCCCACCCCCTTCCCCAGGTCGTGCCGATTCCCTTCTTCCCGAAATTCATCGGCGAGGACGGACAACTGACGCCAAATGACGAGATGAAGGCGGGCGCGACCGGCCTGCTCGACGAGCTCTACAAATGGGCCGGCCCGCTGGCCGAGATGCGCAAGTCCGCCTGA
- a CDS encoding nitroreductase — MNEKNEAVVEFLKTRRSTPVLQLAEPGPSRAELEEILTIAARVPDHGKLAPWRFIVYAGTARAEVGEALAEITLADDATASSERLKLERERLTRAPLVVGVISRAAVHPKIPEWEQVMSAGAACYNLVAAANAFGYGATWLSEWYAFDERAFSALGVEAGERVAGFVHIGTRREAPFERVRPELADVVTWRGDL; from the coding sequence TTGAACGAGAAGAATGAAGCCGTCGTCGAATTTCTGAAGACCCGCCGGTCCACGCCGGTGCTGCAGCTAGCAGAGCCCGGCCCCTCCCGCGCCGAGCTTGAGGAGATCCTGACGATCGCCGCGCGGGTGCCCGATCACGGCAAGCTCGCGCCCTGGCGTTTCATCGTCTATGCCGGCACGGCGCGCGCCGAGGTCGGCGAGGCGCTTGCCGAGATAACCCTCGCCGACGATGCGACGGCCTCGTCCGAACGCCTCAAGCTCGAACGCGAACGGCTGACGCGCGCGCCGCTGGTCGTCGGCGTCATCAGCCGCGCCGCGGTCCATCCGAAAATTCCCGAATGGGAGCAGGTCATGTCTGCGGGCGCCGCCTGCTACAATCTGGTGGCCGCCGCCAATGCCTTCGGCTACGGCGCCACCTGGCTCAGCGAGTGGTATGCCTTCGACGAGCGCGCCTTTTCGGCACTCGGCGTCGAAGCGGGCGAGCGCGTGGCCGGCTTCGTCCATATCGGCACGCGCCGCGAGGCGCCTTTCGAGCGCGTCCGGCCGGAGCTCGCCGATGTCGTGACCTGGCGCGGGGATCTCTGA
- a CDS encoding L,D-transpeptidase gives MLVDKTMARRTFLLGAVSTTAILTGCVSQYPAQPMAPAEPLIGGTPYTAAQLDAMYGPLEDNGYMIPAVPWRQIDPLYYRQEVRDPTGEAPGTVVVDTPNRFLYLVGENGMAMRYGVGIGRAGFSWGGNGVIKWKQEWPKWFPPKEMIERDPKLEKYSNENGGMEPGLMNPLGARALYIFENGKDTLYRVHGNPDWTSIGKAVSSGCIRMLNQDVIDLYNRVNNLPAPIVVYQ, from the coding sequence ATGCTCGTTGACAAGACGATGGCGCGCCGCACCTTCCTTCTCGGCGCCGTTTCGACCACCGCAATCCTCACCGGCTGCGTGAGCCAGTACCCGGCTCAGCCCATGGCCCCGGCGGAACCGCTGATCGGCGGCACGCCCTACACCGCGGCACAGCTCGACGCGATGTACGGTCCGCTGGAGGACAATGGCTACATGATCCCGGCGGTTCCGTGGCGTCAGATCGACCCGCTCTACTACCGCCAGGAAGTGCGGGATCCGACCGGCGAAGCGCCCGGCACGGTCGTCGTCGATACGCCGAACCGCTTCCTCTACCTCGTCGGCGAGAATGGCATGGCCATGCGCTACGGCGTCGGCATCGGCCGCGCCGGCTTCTCCTGGGGCGGCAACGGCGTGATCAAGTGGAAGCAGGAATGGCCGAAATGGTTCCCCCCGAAGGAGATGATCGAGCGCGACCCGAAGCTTGAGAAATACTCCAACGAGAACGGCGGCATGGAGCCGGGCCTGATGAACCCGCTCGGCGCGCGCGCGCTCTACATCTTCGAAAACGGCAAGGACACGCTCTACCGCGTCCACGGCAATCCGGACTGGACCTCGATCGGCAAGGCCGTCTCCTCCGGCTGCATCCGCATGCTGAACCAGGATGTGATCGACCTTTACAACCGTGTCAACAATCTCCCGGCGCCAATCGTCGTCTACCAGTAA
- a CDS encoding glycosyltransferase family 25 protein, which translates to MLTFVINLDRDTERLAAITSIMAARGLDFTRLAASDARLLGDHEAARLSAFPAPFSREMTRGEIGCYLSHRRAWAALLESDAPSATIFEDDVEISAATRAVLDGLESRLPAGVDVVKFETSMKPAELARKTELTLGDHAVKRLVGCHIGSAGYVITRQGAETMLARSEKLFVPVDAALFDPRAGIRNDLSVMQVVPALCVQNRYVTGGAGAEDVATSIEERGTRKSYGRSAPEIALNRTRDRIAVIARKVSAVMARRRAAIVEYRP; encoded by the coding sequence TTGCTCACATTCGTCATCAACCTCGACCGGGATACCGAGCGCCTTGCCGCGATCACGTCCATCATGGCGGCGCGTGGGCTGGACTTCACCCGGCTTGCGGCAAGCGATGCCCGTCTGCTCGGCGATCACGAGGCCGCCCGGCTTTCGGCCTTTCCCGCCCCCTTCAGCCGTGAAATGACGCGCGGGGAGATCGGCTGCTACCTCAGCCACCGCCGCGCATGGGCCGCGCTTCTGGAAAGCGACGCGCCGTCAGCCACCATCTTCGAGGATGATGTCGAGATCAGCGCCGCAACCCGCGCCGTGCTTGACGGCCTCGAAAGCCGGCTCCCCGCAGGCGTCGATGTCGTGAAGTTCGAAACCAGCATGAAGCCCGCGGAACTGGCGCGGAAAACCGAACTCACGCTCGGCGACCATGCCGTCAAGCGCCTCGTCGGCTGCCATATCGGCTCCGCCGGTTATGTCATCACCCGGCAAGGCGCCGAGACGATGCTGGCCCGCAGCGAAAAGCTGTTCGTTCCGGTCGACGCGGCCCTGTTCGATCCGAGGGCCGGCATTCGCAACGATCTTTCCGTGATGCAGGTCGTGCCCGCCCTTTGCGTGCAGAACCGCTACGTGACAGGCGGGGCCGGCGCGGAAGATGTCGCCACGTCGATCGAGGAGCGGGGCACGCGAAAATCCTACGGTCGTTCGGCGCCGGAAATCGCCCTCAACCGCACAAGAGACAGGATCGCCGTGATCGCCCGCAAGGTCTCGGCCGTCATGGCCCGCCGCCGCGCCGCGATCGTCGAATACCGTCCCTGA
- the thrS gene encoding threonine--tRNA ligase — protein sequence MSDQISLIFPDGSKRDYAAGTTGRDVAESISKSLAKKAVAIALDGELRDLADPVEDGRIEIVTRADDRALELIRHDCAHVMAEAVQELWPGTQVTIGPVIENGFYYDFARETPFTPDDLPKIEKKMREIIKRNAPFTKEVWPREKARQVFAEKGEVYKVELVDAIPEDQDVKIYSQGDWFDLCRGPHMTSTGQIGDAFKLMKVAGAYWRGDSNNPMLTRIYGTAWAEKQQLEAYITFLEEAEKRDHRRLGREMDLFHFQEEGPGVVFWHSKGWRMFQSLTSYMRRRLEGEYEEVNAPQVLDTALWRTSGHWEWYRENMFAVACADEEAEDKRVFALKPMNCPGHVQLFKHGLKSYRELPIRYAEFGVVHRYEPSGAMHGLMRVRGFTQDDAHVFCTEEQLAEECLKINDLILSVYEDFGFKEIVVKLSTRPEKRVGSDENWDHAEAIMTEVLKTIEQQSGGRIKTGILPGEGAFYGPKFEYTLKDAIGREWQCGTTQVDFNLPERFGAFYIDSTSEKKQPVMIHRAICGSLERFLGILIENHAGHMPLWFAPQQVVVATITSEADDYGRKVAEKLRAAGLTVGTDFRNEKINYKVREHSLAKVPVILVCGMREAEEEAVNIRRLGSRDQQPMALADAIAMLTDEATPPDLKRKRALA from the coding sequence ATGTCCGATCAGATTTCCCTCATTTTCCCCGATGGCTCCAAGCGCGACTACGCCGCCGGCACGACCGGCCGGGATGTTGCCGAGTCAATCTCCAAATCTCTCGCCAAGAAAGCCGTCGCCATTGCGCTTGACGGCGAATTGCGCGATCTCGCCGACCCGGTCGAGGACGGCCGCATCGAGATCGTCACCCGCGCCGATGACCGCGCGCTCGAGCTGATCCGCCACGACTGCGCCCATGTGATGGCCGAGGCCGTGCAGGAATTGTGGCCGGGAACGCAGGTGACCATCGGTCCGGTGATCGAGAACGGCTTCTACTACGATTTCGCCCGCGAGACGCCCTTCACGCCCGACGATCTGCCGAAGATCGAGAAGAAGATGAGGGAGATCATCAAGCGCAACGCCCCCTTCACCAAGGAAGTCTGGCCGCGCGAGAAGGCCAGGCAGGTCTTCGCCGAAAAAGGCGAGGTCTACAAGGTCGAGCTTGTCGACGCGATTCCCGAAGACCAGGACGTCAAGATCTATTCCCAGGGCGACTGGTTCGACCTCTGCCGCGGGCCGCACATGACGTCAACCGGCCAGATCGGCGATGCCTTCAAGCTGATGAAGGTGGCCGGCGCCTATTGGCGCGGTGACAGCAACAACCCGATGCTGACCCGTATCTACGGCACGGCCTGGGCGGAGAAGCAGCAGCTCGAAGCCTATATCACCTTCCTTGAGGAGGCGGAAAAGCGCGACCATCGCCGGCTCGGCCGCGAGATGGACCTGTTCCATTTCCAGGAAGAAGGCCCGGGCGTCGTGTTCTGGCATTCCAAGGGCTGGCGCATGTTCCAGTCGTTGACCTCCTATATGCGACGCCGTCTCGAGGGCGAGTATGAGGAGGTCAACGCGCCGCAGGTGCTGGATACGGCCCTGTGGCGGACCTCCGGCCATTGGGAATGGTACCGCGAGAACATGTTCGCGGTCGCCTGCGCCGACGAGGAAGCCGAGGACAAGCGCGTCTTCGCGCTGAAGCCGATGAACTGCCCCGGCCATGTGCAGCTGTTCAAGCACGGTCTGAAGTCCTACCGCGAACTGCCGATCCGCTATGCGGAATTCGGCGTCGTGCATCGCTATGAGCCATCGGGCGCCATGCACGGGCTGATGCGCGTGCGCGGCTTTACCCAGGACGATGCCCACGTCTTTTGCACCGAGGAACAGCTTGCCGAGGAATGCCTGAAGATCAATGACCTGATCCTGTCGGTCTACGAGGATTTCGGCTTCAAGGAAATTGTCGTCAAGCTTTCCACCCGGCCGGAAAAACGCGTCGGCTCGGACGAGAACTGGGATCACGCCGAGGCGATCATGACCGAGGTGCTGAAGACCATCGAGCAACAGTCGGGCGGGCGGATCAAGACCGGCATCCTGCCGGGCGAGGGCGCCTTCTACGGTCCGAAGTTCGAATATACGCTGAAGGATGCGATCGGGCGCGAATGGCAGTGCGGCACCACCCAGGTGGACTTCAACCTGCCGGAACGCTTCGGCGCGTTTTATATCGACTCGACCTCGGAGAAGAAGCAGCCGGTGATGATCCACCGCGCCATCTGCGGTTCGCTCGAACGTTTCCTCGGCATCCTGATCGAGAACCATGCCGGCCATATGCCGCTGTGGTTCGCCCCGCAGCAGGTGGTGGTCGCGACCATCACCTCCGAGGCGGACGACTATGGCCGCAAGGTCGCCGAGAAGCTGCGCGCCGCCGGGCTTACGGTCGGGACCGACTTCCGCAACGAGAAGATCAACTACAAGGTCCGCGAACATTCGCTGGCCAAGGTGCCGGTCATTCTCGTCTGCGGCATGCGCGAGGCGGAAGAGGAAGCGGTCAATATCCGCCGCCTCGGCTCGCGCGACCAGCAGCCGATGGCGCTCGCCGATGCGATCGCCATGCTGACCGACGAGGCAACGCCGCCGGACCTGAAGCGCAAGCGCGCTCTGGCGTAA
- a CDS encoding alpha/beta-hydrolase family protein has protein sequence MEQDDRQGRRWYSVSIFALSLGLVFFAASLTPSLIPRGWPLQGVLAGLVMALGYMIGRFLLALWRALQIPEPRGTWRLVGRAIVLAASLALLVFCLSMWTEWQNSVRSRVSMELLEGGAVLAILVIGLVTFAVLFVIGALFQSAFDALRRRLYRIIPPRAANLLGLVIVLLVIFVASRDWVLPSAIEFLDETYETAQDLFETAPPAPTDAFIPGSRESLVSWEAMGQPGRNFVTGAPSAADIEAFSGVPAERPIRVYVGRSQDEDPKERAEIALQELIRLGAFDRKILLIASPTGTGWLDPGAHDTLEFMQNGDVATVAVQYSFLQSPLALIFETDTGLAQASATMETVYRYWLTLPEDSRPELYMHGISLGAWSSMHSFNVFQMMDQPVAGAVWAGPPFPSYLWRQTVSARNEGTPYVLPIVDDGAVVRFSSQFRKPSQSGDAWGRIRINFLQYASDPIVFFEPNSGLREPEWMKEKPAPDVSPYLRFVPVVTQFQLALDMALSKALPAGFGHNYLARDYIDAWVAVSNPDDWSPVRTQALKDICNLGRDTGCAVE, from the coding sequence ATGGAACAGGATGATCGCCAAGGCCGGCGCTGGTATAGCGTCAGCATCTTCGCCCTTTCGCTGGGGCTGGTGTTTTTCGCCGCCTCGCTGACACCGTCGCTCATTCCGCGCGGCTGGCCGCTGCAGGGCGTGCTGGCCGGCCTGGTTATGGCGCTTGGCTACATGATCGGCCGGTTTCTGCTGGCGCTCTGGCGCGCGCTGCAGATCCCCGAGCCGCGCGGCACCTGGCGGCTCGTCGGCCGCGCCATTGTTCTTGCGGCCTCGCTTGCCCTGCTCGTCTTCTGCCTGTCGATGTGGACCGAATGGCAGAATTCCGTGCGCTCGCGCGTCAGCATGGAACTGCTGGAAGGCGGCGCGGTGCTGGCCATTCTCGTCATCGGACTTGTGACCTTTGCCGTCCTATTCGTGATCGGCGCGCTGTTCCAGTCCGCATTCGACGCGCTTCGGCGTCGGCTCTACCGGATAATCCCGCCGCGCGCGGCCAATCTGCTCGGTCTGGTGATCGTGCTGCTCGTCATCTTCGTCGCCTCGCGCGACTGGGTCCTGCCGTCGGCCATCGAGTTTCTCGACGAGACCTATGAGACGGCGCAGGACCTGTTCGAAACCGCGCCGCCCGCGCCGACGGACGCCTTCATTCCCGGCAGCCGCGAATCGCTCGTCAGCTGGGAGGCGATGGGGCAGCCCGGGCGCAACTTCGTCACCGGCGCGCCCTCGGCGGCGGACATCGAGGCCTTCAGCGGCGTTCCCGCCGAACGCCCGATCCGCGTCTATGTCGGCCGTTCGCAGGACGAAGACCCGAAGGAACGAGCCGAAATCGCGCTGCAGGAACTGATCCGGCTCGGCGCCTTCGACCGCAAGATCCTGCTGATCGCCAGTCCCACCGGCACCGGCTGGCTCGACCCCGGCGCCCATGACACGCTGGAATTCATGCAGAATGGCGATGTTGCGACGGTCGCGGTGCAGTATTCCTTCCTGCAGTCGCCGCTGGCGCTGATCTTCGAGACCGACACCGGTCTCGCGCAGGCAAGCGCGACCATGGAGACGGTCTACCGTTACTGGCTTACCCTGCCGGAGGACAGCCGCCCGGAACTCTACATGCACGGCATCAGCCTCGGCGCATGGTCGTCCATGCATTCCTTCAACGTGTTCCAGATGATGGACCAGCCGGTGGCGGGCGCTGTCTGGGCCGGCCCGCCCTTCCCGTCCTATCTCTGGCGCCAGACGGTTTCGGCGCGCAATGAGGGCACGCCCTATGTCCTGCCGATTGTCGACGACGGTGCGGTCGTCCGCTTCTCCTCGCAGTTCCGCAAGCCTTCGCAGAGCGGCGACGCGTGGGGTCGAATCAGAATAAACTTTCTCCAATACGCTTCTGATCCCATTGTATTTTTCGAGCCAAATTCGGGCCTCCGCGAGCCGGAATGGATGAAGGAGAAACCGGCGCCCGACGTCTCGCCCTACCTGCGCTTCGTGCCGGTGGTGACCCAGTTCCAGCTTGCCCTCGACATGGCGTTGTCAAAGGCGCTTCCGGCAGGCTTCGGGCACAATTACCTCGCCCGCGATTATATCGACGCTTGGGTCGCCGTTTCCAATCCCGATGACTGGAGCCCGGTCCGCACCCAGGCGCTGAAGGACATCTGCAATCTCGGCAGGGATACCGGCTGCGCGGTGGAATAA
- a CDS encoding outer membrane protein: protein MTRAVATAFLVVLAGGPSLAADLAVTAPAPVYQEVYVEEEELPWDGPYLGLRGGYDWTQVRGTISGASGSSSWSNGIAGPIVGAFAGYNFQFDNNLVAGAEVDGDYTFDMSQYVAGGVSRNHGINWGGSLRGRIGYSLGNALIYGTAGAAVANFYLGTGSKRPHEVIYGYTVGAGVDYAFTENIFARLEYRYTGYPSADFSRYFGKGNTADQETSSNTVTAGLGVKF from the coding sequence ATGACGAGAGCAGTTGCGACGGCCTTTCTGGTCGTCCTGGCCGGGGGGCCGTCACTGGCGGCGGACCTTGCGGTCACGGCGCCGGCGCCGGTCTATCAGGAAGTCTATGTCGAGGAAGAGGAATTGCCGTGGGACGGCCCCTATCTCGGCCTCAGGGGCGGGTATGACTGGACACAGGTCCGCGGCACGATTTCGGGCGCGTCCGGCAGTTCCTCGTGGTCCAACGGTATTGCGGGACCGATCGTCGGCGCCTTCGCCGGCTATAATTTCCAGTTCGACAACAATCTCGTGGCCGGCGCCGAGGTCGACGGCGACTATACCTTTGACATGAGCCAGTATGTCGCCGGCGGCGTCTCGCGCAACCACGGCATCAACTGGGGCGGATCCTTGAGGGGCCGCATCGGCTACTCCCTCGGCAACGCGCTGATCTACGGCACGGCAGGCGCCGCGGTCGCGAACTTCTATCTCGGCACGGGCTCGAAGCGCCCGCATGAGGTGATCTACGGCTACACGGTTGGCGCCGGCGTCGACTATGCCTTTACGGAGAATATCTTCGCCCGGCTCGAATATCGCTACACCGGCTATCCGAGCGCCGATTTCTCCCGCTATTTCGGCAAGGGCAACACGGCCGATCAGGAGACGTCTTCGAACACCGTCACCGCAGGTCTCGGTGTTAAATTCTAG
- a CDS encoding flavin reductase family protein — translation MFYTTDRNAHGLPHDPFKAIVSPRPIGWIGSRSGRGENNLAPYSFFNAVSAAPPVVMFSSDTVKDSVRNIDETGVFTVNLASRDLAEQMNVTSAPLERGESEFAAAGLTPVTGRLVDAPCVGEAYAVLECRMTAIMAPPTLAGTVTQSRMVFGQVVAIHIKDEALTPEGRLDMAKVRPLARLGYRDYCDGGDVFEMVRPR, via the coding sequence ATGTTCTACACCACCGACAGGAACGCGCACGGCCTGCCGCACGATCCGTTCAAGGCGATCGTCTCGCCGCGTCCCATCGGCTGGATCGGCTCGCGCAGCGGCAGGGGCGAGAACAATCTCGCGCCCTATTCCTTCTTCAACGCCGTCTCCGCCGCGCCGCCGGTGGTGATGTTCTCGTCCGATACCGTCAAGGACAGCGTGCGCAATATCGACGAGACCGGCGTCTTCACCGTCAATCTGGCCAGCAGGGACCTTGCCGAACAGATGAACGTCACCTCGGCCCCGCTGGAACGCGGCGAAAGCGAGTTCGCGGCGGCGGGTCTCACGCCCGTCACCGGCAGGCTGGTCGACGCGCCTTGTGTCGGCGAGGCCTATGCGGTGCTGGAATGCCGGATGACGGCAATCATGGCGCCGCCGACGCTTGCGGGCACGGTCACGCAGAGCCGCATGGTCTTCGGCCAGGTGGTCGCTATCCACATCAAGGACGAGGCGCTGACGCCCGAGGGGCGGCTCGATATGGCAAAGGTGCGGCCGCTCGCGCGTCTCGGCTACCGCGACTATTGCGATGGCGGCGATGTGTTCGAGATGGTCCGGCCGCGATAG
- a CDS encoding glycosyltransferase family 25 protein, whose protein sequence is MKIYLLNLEDDRDRLAHATAVFAAKGLAFERLAAVDGRKMTDVERSERLAFPAAGSFDLSPSQVGCYLSHVHAWERFLETDAALAAIFEDDVHLGEDIDRLFYAPEPWIPNDADIVKLETCLQKVPLPEKAESAVLGRKLVRLTGRHHGAAGYIVTRKGAEKLLANSRKLAVGVDAMMFSPQIAVESRPIVYQLEPAICIQDDIAERTNVDRAGFPSHNVPSGRKSYGENQLAQLRYRLLDRSRAFYLKARNALRGYRKRIVAFR, encoded by the coding sequence ATGAAAATCTACCTGCTCAACCTCGAAGACGACCGCGATCGCCTCGCGCACGCAACCGCTGTCTTCGCCGCCAAAGGCCTCGCCTTCGAACGACTTGCGGCCGTCGATGGGCGCAAGATGACGGACGTCGAACGGTCCGAACGCCTCGCTTTTCCCGCGGCCGGAAGCTTCGACCTCAGTCCTTCGCAGGTCGGCTGCTATCTCAGCCATGTTCATGCCTGGGAACGGTTTCTGGAAACCGATGCCGCACTCGCTGCCATCTTCGAGGACGACGTGCATCTCGGGGAGGATATCGACAGGCTGTTCTATGCACCGGAGCCGTGGATACCAAATGATGCGGATATCGTGAAGCTTGAAACCTGCCTGCAGAAAGTCCCGCTGCCGGAAAAAGCCGAAAGCGCGGTTCTCGGCCGGAAGCTGGTGCGATTGACCGGGCGTCATCATGGCGCGGCGGGCTACATCGTTACCCGCAAGGGCGCCGAGAAGCTGCTGGCCAACAGCCGCAAGCTTGCCGTCGGCGTCGATGCGATGATGTTCAGCCCGCAGATCGCCGTCGAAAGCCGGCCGATTGTGTATCAGCTGGAACCGGCGATCTGCATCCAGGACGATATTGCGGAGCGCACCAATGTCGACCGAGCCGGATTTCCGTCGCATAATGTCCCGAGCGGTAGGAAGTCTTACGGCGAAAATCAGTTGGCGCAGCTTCGGTATCGCCTTCTCGACCGGTCAAGGGCTTTCTACCTCAAGGCGCGCAACGCTCTGCGCGGCTATCGCAAACGCATCGTCGCCTTCCGCTGA
- a CDS encoding Lrp/AsnC family transcriptional regulator yields the protein MDRLDRKILRLLQEDSTLAVADIGKKVGLSTTPCWRRIQKMEEEGVIRRRVALLDPEKVNANVTVFVAIRTNSHSVEWLRRFSEVIGDFPEVLEFYRMSGDVDYLLRVVVPDIAAYDAFYKRLIAKIEIRDVSSSFAMEQIKFSTELPLDYMAVEPSRTGD from the coding sequence ATGGACCGTCTGGATAGAAAGATTTTGCGCCTTCTTCAGGAAGACTCGACGCTGGCCGTTGCCGATATCGGCAAGAAGGTCGGGCTTTCCACCACGCCTTGCTGGCGCCGCATCCAGAAGATGGAGGAAGAGGGCGTGATCAGGCGGCGCGTGGCGCTGCTCGATCCGGAGAAGGTCAACGCCAATGTCACGGTCTTCGTCGCCATCCGCACCAACTCCCACTCGGTCGAGTGGCTGAGGCGGTTCTCCGAGGTCATCGGCGACTTTCCCGAAGTGCTCGAGTTCTACCGCATGAGCGGCGACGTCGATTACCTGCTGCGGGTCGTGGTGCCGGATATCGCCGCCTATGACGCCTTCTACAAGCGGCTGATCGCCAAGATCGAGATCCGCGATGTTTCCTCGTCCTTCGCCATGGAGCAAATCAAGTTTTCGACCGAACTCCCGCTTGACTATATGGCGGTGGAGCCGTCCAGGACCGGAGACTGA